In Thermodesulfovibrionales bacterium, a single window of DNA contains:
- the rseP gene encoding RIP metalloprotease RseP yields MTFLSALILLGILIFVHELGHFLFAKMMNVKVLKFSLGFGPKILGKRYGETEYLLSSIPLGGYVKMVGEDQLEEINEEDRARAFNFQPVWKRLLIVLSGPLFNILFAAIVFMCVFLTGVPSLLPEVGEVMPDSPAARSGMTKGDAIFEVEGIPIHRWDEMTEIIHKSPGKPLAIKIKRGSEVIALNVTPERKAMPNLFGEKKEVGLIGIKPSGNTFTEKESIGGAFGQAAKRTWDISVLTVVSVVKIIQRIIPADTIGGPILIFQMAGEQASQGPMNFFAFMAVISINLGIANLLPIPILDGGHVLFLGIEVIRRKPLSEKVVMIAQRVGLTILVAIMVLAFYNDIMRLIAGKTIP; encoded by the coding sequence ATGACCTTTCTTTCCGCACTTATCTTGCTCGGCATCCTCATCTTTGTCCATGAACTCGGTCATTTTCTTTTTGCAAAGATGATGAATGTAAAGGTCCTCAAGTTTTCACTCGGTTTCGGACCGAAGATCCTTGGAAAGAGATACGGTGAGACAGAGTATCTGCTGTCATCCATACCGCTCGGGGGGTATGTGAAGATGGTCGGAGAAGATCAGCTTGAGGAGATCAATGAAGAGGACAGGGCCAGGGCCTTCAATTTTCAGCCTGTCTGGAAAAGACTTCTCATCGTCCTTTCCGGTCCTCTCTTTAATATACTTTTTGCGGCGATTGTTTTCATGTGTGTCTTCCTGACAGGGGTACCTTCACTCCTCCCCGAGGTCGGAGAAGTAATGCCTGACTCACCCGCAGCACGCTCAGGCATGACAAAGGGAGACGCCATTTTTGAGGTAGAGGGGATCCCGATTCATCGTTGGGATGAGATGACAGAAATCATCCATAAGAGTCCGGGAAAACCATTAGCCATAAAGATAAAGCGTGGCAGCGAGGTCATTGCCCTCAATGTTACGCCCGAACGGAAGGCCATGCCCAATCTCTTTGGTGAAAAGAAGGAGGTCGGTCTTATCGGCATAAAGCCTTCCGGGAACACCTTTACGGAGAAGGAGAGTATCGGAGGGGCCTTCGGACAGGCGGCAAAAAGGACCTGGGACATATCGGTCCTGACGGTGGTGTCGGTCGTAAAGATTATTCAGCGGATTATTCCTGCTGATACGATTGGCGGTCCTATTTTGATATTCCAGATGGCAGGTGAGCAGGCTTCCCAGGGTCCGATGAATTTCTTTGCCTTCATGGCCGTTATCAGTATCAACCTCGGCATAGCTAATCTTCTGCCCATTCCGATCCTCGACGGCGGGCATGTTCTTTTCCTCGGTATCGAGGTCATCAGGAGAAAACCTCTGAGCGAAAAGGTGGTGATGATCGCCCAGCGAGTCGGACTGACAATCCTTGTGGCGATCATGGTCCTTGCATTTTATAACGACATTATGAGACTTATCGCCGGAAAGACGATTCCCTGA
- a CDS encoding NUDIX hydrolase, giving the protein MRPATIKNQESSGGVIFKRSDNEIEIALVAVKGGTVWCLPKGIVEKGEEPEQTAVREVREETGLTGKAVKKIGDITYWYYIKDDNTKCRKTVHFYLMEYLSGSTADHNWEVDLAEWVPLDKALERVSYRGDREIVEKARDLLLSGGR; this is encoded by the coding sequence ATGAGACCGGCCACGATAAAGAATCAGGAGTCCTCAGGCGGGGTAATCTTCAAGAGGTCTGACAATGAGATTGAGATAGCCCTTGTTGCCGTGAAGGGCGGTACGGTCTGGTGCCTTCCGAAGGGGATTGTGGAAAAAGGTGAAGAACCCGAACAGACTGCTGTAAGAGAAGTGCGTGAAGAGACCGGCCTTACGGGCAAGGCAGTGAAAAAGATCGGTGACATAACCTACTGGTATTACATCAAAGATGATAATACGAAATGCCGGAAGACGGTACACTTCTATCTGATGGAATATTTGAGCGGCAGCACCGCCGATCACAATTGGGAAGTCGATCTCGCCGAGTGGGTTCCCTTGGACAAGGCCCTGGAAAGGGTGAGTTACCGCGGTGACAGGGAGATCGTGGAGAAGGCCAGGGATCTGCTTTTGTCGGGCGGCAGGTAG
- a CDS encoding adenylyltransferase/cytidyltransferase family protein has translation MGKILDWNGLKEAIAPAKAAGSKVVFTNGCFDLLHVGHVRYLREAKGLGDILVVALNTDRSVSRLKRGRPITPEDQRAEVVAGLEMVDYVTLFDEDTPYALIAFLTPDVLVKGGDWRKEEIVGSDIVSETYSLPFSPGVSTTAIIEKIRSTIH, from the coding sequence ATGGGAAAGATCCTCGATTGGAATGGTTTGAAGGAGGCCATCGCCCCTGCAAAGGCAGCCGGCAGCAAGGTCGTATTTACCAACGGCTGTTTCGATCTTCTTCATGTCGGACACGTGAGGTATCTCAGAGAGGCAAAGGGCCTCGGTGACATCCTCGTCGTCGCCCTGAATACTGACCGTTCCGTCTCAAGGCTGAAGAGGGGGAGGCCCATAACGCCTGAAGATCAAAGGGCTGAGGTTGTTGCGGGTCTTGAGATGGTCGATTACGTGACCCTCTTTGACGAAGATACCCCCTATGCCTTGATAGCGTTTCTTACCCCTGATGTGCTCGTGAAGGGCGGTGACTGGCGGAAGGAAGAGATTGTCGGCTCAGACATCGTTTCAGAGACTTACAGCCTGCCTTTTTCCCCGGGCGTATCGACGACGGCGATCATCGAAAAGATCAGGAGTACGATACATTAA